In Bradyrhizobium lablabi, one DNA window encodes the following:
- a CDS encoding carbohydrate ABC transporter permease, whose translation MTMTASAYSVAEPSRWSKMTASIIVATYAIVTILPLLWIFLTGFKTPPDSIAYPPKILFEPSVEGYVNLFTTRSRQTPEFLASLPPPQTWYERLVRSRNMVIGGPSKVVPRFVNSMVIGFGSTFLAVCFGTIAAYAFSRFRVPLADDLLFFILSTRMMPPIAVAIPIYLMFRNLGLTDTKLGMILLYTAVNVSLAVWLLKGFMDEIPREYEEAAMVDGYTRLQAFFKVVLPQATTGIAATAIFCLIFAWNEYAFAVLLTSGDAQTMPPFIPFIIGEGGQDWPAVAAATTLFFIPILCFTILLRRHLLRGITFGAVRK comes from the coding sequence ATGACAATGACCGCCAGCGCCTATTCCGTCGCCGAACCGTCACGATGGTCGAAGATGACGGCCTCGATCATCGTCGCGACCTATGCGATCGTGACCATTCTGCCCTTGCTGTGGATTTTCCTCACGGGATTCAAGACACCGCCGGATTCGATCGCCTATCCGCCAAAAATTCTGTTCGAGCCCTCGGTCGAGGGCTACGTCAATTTGTTCACGACGCGCTCGCGGCAGACGCCGGAGTTCCTGGCGAGCTTGCCGCCGCCGCAGACCTGGTACGAGCGCCTGGTGCGCTCGCGCAACATGGTGATCGGCGGGCCCTCGAAGGTGGTGCCGCGCTTTGTCAACTCGATGGTGATCGGATTCGGCTCGACCTTTCTTGCGGTGTGCTTTGGGACCATCGCCGCCTATGCATTTTCCCGCTTTCGGGTGCCGCTCGCCGACGATCTGTTGTTCTTCATCCTGTCGACACGGATGATGCCGCCGATCGCGGTCGCGATCCCGATCTACCTGATGTTCCGCAATCTCGGACTGACCGATACAAAACTCGGGATGATCCTGCTCTATACCGCCGTCAACGTTTCGCTCGCGGTGTGGCTGTTGAAGGGATTCATGGATGAAATCCCGCGCGAATATGAAGAGGCGGCGATGGTCGACGGCTACACGCGGCTGCAGGCCTTCTTCAAGGTGGTGCTTCCGCAGGCCACGACCGGGATTGCGGCAACCGCAATCTTCTGCCTGATCTTTGCCTGGAACGAATATGCCTTCGCGGTGCTGCTCACCAGCGGCGACGCGCAGACGATGCCGCCTTTCATCCCCTTCATCATCGGCGAGGGCGGCCAGGACTGGCCCGCGGTCGCGGCCGCTACGACATTATTCTTCATCCCGATCCTGTGCTTCACCATCCTGCTGCGTCGCCATCTGTTGCGCGGCATCACCTTTGGAGCGGTGCGCAAATGA
- a CDS encoding carbohydrate ABC transporter permease has translation MSTLAEQAVARTPRRLRLRFGKMSDKAIAWLFITPSVLLLLAINIFPLLWTIQLSFTNYRANRPNAPIKYIGLDNYRDILGDTEVWHAMQATAHFVLWSIALELVLGFGLALLINRRFRGHSFWTTIILLPMMLSPAVVGNFWTFLLQPQIGLFNSAIALLTGVDPSSFQMIGDVKLAPWSIIMVDTWMWTPYVMLICLAGLRSIPDYIYEAAEVDRASPWRQFWSITLPMVMPFLMLAILFRAIENFKMFDMVNLLTSGGPGSTTEVASITLKREAFEKWRTGYSSALAIILFVTVFGAANIYVKALNRVKQR, from the coding sequence ATGAGCACTCTCGCCGAGCAGGCCGTTGCCCGGACCCCACGCCGACTGCGATTGCGGTTCGGCAAGATGTCCGACAAAGCCATTGCCTGGCTTTTCATTACGCCATCGGTGCTGCTGCTGCTCGCAATCAACATTTTCCCGCTGCTGTGGACGATCCAGCTCTCCTTTACCAACTACCGGGCCAATCGTCCGAACGCGCCGATCAAGTACATCGGCCTCGACAATTACCGCGACATATTAGGCGATACCGAGGTGTGGCACGCCATGCAGGCGACCGCCCATTTCGTGCTGTGGTCGATCGCACTCGAACTGGTGCTCGGCTTTGGGCTGGCGCTCCTGATCAACCGCCGCTTCCGCGGTCACAGCTTCTGGACCACCATCATTCTCTTGCCGATGATGCTGTCGCCCGCGGTGGTCGGAAATTTCTGGACCTTTCTGCTGCAGCCGCAGATCGGGCTGTTCAACAGCGCGATCGCGCTTTTGACCGGGGTCGACCCGAGCTCGTTCCAGATGATCGGCGACGTCAAGCTCGCGCCCTGGTCGATCATCATGGTCGATACCTGGATGTGGACGCCCTATGTCATGCTGATCTGCCTTGCGGGTTTGCGCTCGATCCCGGATTACATCTATGAGGCAGCCGAGGTCGATCGCGCCTCGCCCTGGCGGCAGTTCTGGTCGATCACGCTGCCGATGGTGATGCCGTTCCTGATGCTCGCGATTCTTTTTCGCGCGATCGAGAACTTCAAGATGTTCGACATGGTCAATCTCCTGACCTCCGGCGGCCCGGGATCGACGACGGAAGTCGCCTCGATCACCTTGAAGCGCGAGGCGTTCGAGAAATGGCGCACCGGCTATTCGTCGGCGCTCGCCATCATTCTCTTCGTCACCGTCTTTGGCGCCGCAAACATCTACGTCAAGGCCCTCAACCGGGTGAAGCAGCGATGA
- a CDS encoding ABC transporter substrate-binding protein, producing MMRALGAAAVVAVSCLGGQAVAQTKQLTLCWAAWDPANALVELSKDFTTKTGVQMKYEFVPWTSYADRFLNELNSKGKLCDVIIGDSQWIGGAAENGHYVKLNDFFAKEKISMDDFMPATVVGYSEWPKNTPNYWALPAMGDAIGWTYRKDWFARPEIQAEFKKKFGRDLAPPETYDQLKEIAEFFQGREIDGKKVYGAYIYTERGSEGITMGVTNVLYDWGFQYENPKKPYQMEGFVNSPDAVKGLEFYKSLYKCCTAPGMSNAYMSEGLDAFKSGQVAMQMNFFAFFPGLYKDPNVGGDKIGFFVNPKQKYQFTQLGGQGISVVSYSDHRDDALAYIKWFAQPDVQKKWWALGGYSCHKAVLTDPSFPKSAPFAADFLKSMDMVKDFWAEPSYAELLLDMQKRVHDYVVADKGTAQEALDLLVKDWQKVFKEDGKI from the coding sequence ATGATGCGTGCATTGGGGGCGGCTGCGGTTGTTGCCGTCTCGTGTCTCGGCGGTCAGGCGGTGGCCCAGACCAAACAATTGACCTTGTGCTGGGCGGCGTGGGACCCGGCCAACGCGTTGGTGGAACTTTCGAAAGACTTCACCACCAAGACCGGAGTTCAAATGAAATACGAGTTCGTCCCGTGGACGAGCTACGCCGACCGCTTCCTCAATGAACTCAACTCAAAGGGAAAACTCTGCGACGTCATTATCGGTGACAGCCAATGGATCGGCGGCGCCGCCGAAAACGGTCACTACGTCAAACTCAACGACTTCTTCGCCAAAGAGAAAATCTCGATGGACGATTTCATGCCGGCAACCGTGGTCGGCTATTCCGAATGGCCCAAGAACACCCCGAACTACTGGGCGCTGCCGGCGATGGGCGACGCGATCGGCTGGACCTACCGCAAGGACTGGTTCGCCCGGCCGGAGATCCAGGCCGAGTTCAAGAAGAAATTCGGCCGCGATCTCGCCCCGCCCGAAACCTATGATCAACTCAAGGAGATCGCCGAGTTCTTTCAAGGCAGGGAGATCGACGGCAAGAAGGTCTACGGCGCCTACATCTATACCGAGCGCGGCTCCGAAGGCATCACGATGGGCGTAACCAACGTGCTCTATGATTGGGGTTTCCAGTACGAAAATCCAAAGAAGCCCTATCAGATGGAAGGTTTTGTCAATTCACCCGACGCGGTCAAGGGACTGGAGTTTTATAAGTCGCTCTACAAATGCTGCACCGCGCCCGGGATGAGCAATGCCTACATGTCGGAGGGCCTCGACGCCTTCAAGTCCGGACAGGTCGCGATGCAGATGAACTTCTTCGCGTTCTTCCCCGGCCTCTACAAGGACCCCAATGTCGGTGGCGACAAGATCGGCTTCTTCGTCAATCCGAAGCAGAAGTATCAGTTCACGCAGCTCGGCGGGCAGGGCATCTCGGTCGTCTCCTATTCCGACCACCGGGACGACGCGCTCGCCTACATCAAATGGTTCGCGCAGCCTGACGTCCAGAAGAAGTGGTGGGCGCTCGGCGGCTATTCCTGCCACAAGGCGGTGCTCACGGATCCATCTTTCCCGAAAAGTGCGCCGTTTGCGGCCGACTTCCTGAAGTCCATGGATATGGTGAAAGACTTCTGGGCCGAGCCCTCTTATGCCGAGCTCCTGCTCGACATGCAGAAGCGCGTCCATGACTATGTCGTGGCCGACAAGGGAACGGCGCAGGAAGCGCTCGATCTATTGGTGAAGGATTGGCAAAAGGTGTTCAAGGAAGACGGTAAGATCTAA
- a CDS encoding efflux RND transporter permease subunit, translating to MIKSVLEFGLTRSAIIVLGLVVFCAAGLVAFTRLNIEAYPNPAPVILEITAQAAGLSAEEMEKYYTIPMEVGLYPTPGVVNIRSTSFYGLSFVRVTFAYGVDYYFALTQASISLQQNVSLPGSLVPTIQQSSLVGEIYRYQLVGPPHFGLTNLRTLQDYVVTRRLLTIPGVVQINSWGGTTKQFIVEADTEKLEAYNITVPQLISALANANINVGGREITVGQQSVNIRGIGLVDSGGADDVTKGYKVQDIENVVLTQSGGLPIQVKNVAKVSVGYVPRLGIAGRDRDDDVVTAIVVMGRTQHTNDIIPRIQAAVEKLNSDGSLPPGVKVVPYYDRSSLVGVTTHTVLHNLVFGCLLVFLIQWVFLGDLRSAIIVGANIPFALFFAIIILVLRGEDANLLSLGAVDFGIIVDSAVIMMENIYRNFQSTPEHRQSLLNRLAEGYWGADPTGGTGVERGSGPRWTERLRLIFASALQVDRAVFFTAAITVTAFVPLFTMQGVEGQIFGPMARTYGYALAGALLATFTVTPVLAALVLPKHIEEVETVIVRGLRAAYTPVLRWALSRTSIAVFLGIAFLLLSAIAASRLGSEFLPALEEGNFWIRASMPPTISLDAGTQATAKMREILLRHPEVLTVVSQHGRPDNGSDASPFSNVELFAPLKPFDEWPANLTKEQLTEELQKEFSEELPGIGFNFSQYIQDNVEEALSGVKGANSVKIVGPNLQVLESLANQVMAEMAKVQGVADLGIFHVLGQPNLNIKVDREKAARYGLNTGDVNTVVQAALGGTNATNILEGDRSFSLAVRLDPKFRDSIDAIRTVKVAYSTPSGTNAYIPLSELADISLDTGASFIYRERSQRYIPVKFSVRGRDLGGTVAEAQARVANAIKLPNGYQILWAGEFEDLQSAKERLLIVVPITLLLILVLLYGLFNSLRDSLLALAGIPFSVGGGLIALYLAGLDFSVSAAIGFISLFGVAVMDGILNITYFRELRATGMDIAEAVFRGAEQRMRPMLMTALSAGVGLFPAALSHGIGSQVQRPLATVVVGGMFIGPLLLLVVAPALRKIFLSREAQPVAPEPSPLPDEPAA from the coding sequence TTGATAAAGTCTGTCCTTGAGTTTGGCTTGACGCGCAGCGCGATCATCGTGCTGGGTCTCGTCGTGTTCTGCGCGGCGGGGCTGGTTGCGTTCACCAGACTAAATATCGAGGCCTATCCAAATCCGGCGCCGGTCATCCTCGAAATCACCGCGCAAGCCGCCGGCCTTTCGGCCGAGGAGATGGAGAAATACTACACGATCCCGATGGAAGTTGGGCTCTACCCGACGCCCGGCGTGGTCAACATCCGCTCGACGTCTTTCTACGGCCTGTCGTTTGTTCGGGTGACTTTTGCGTATGGCGTCGACTATTACTTCGCGCTGACGCAAGCGTCGATCAGCCTGCAGCAGAATGTCAGCCTGCCGGGCAGTCTGGTGCCGACGATCCAGCAGTCGAGCCTGGTCGGCGAAATCTACCGCTACCAACTCGTCGGCCCGCCGCATTTTGGACTCACCAATCTGCGGACGCTGCAGGACTATGTCGTCACCCGCCGGCTTCTGACCATCCCCGGCGTGGTGCAGATCAATTCGTGGGGCGGGACGACAAAACAGTTCATTGTCGAAGCCGATACCGAAAAGCTCGAAGCCTACAACATCACCGTTCCGCAACTGATCTCGGCACTCGCCAATGCCAACATCAATGTCGGCGGCCGCGAGATCACGGTCGGCCAGCAATCGGTCAATATCCGCGGCATCGGGCTGGTCGACAGCGGCGGCGCCGACGACGTCACCAAGGGTTACAAGGTCCAGGACATCGAAAATGTCGTCCTGACGCAGTCCGGCGGCCTTCCGATCCAGGTCAAGAATGTCGCGAAAGTCTCGGTCGGATATGTCCCGCGGCTCGGCATCGCCGGCCGGGACAGGGACGATGACGTTGTGACCGCCATCGTGGTGATGGGCCGGACCCAGCACACCAACGACATCATTCCACGGATTCAGGCCGCTGTCGAAAAACTGAACTCCGACGGAAGCCTGCCGCCGGGTGTCAAGGTCGTCCCATATTATGACCGCAGCTCGCTGGTCGGCGTCACCACCCACACCGTGCTGCATAATTTGGTGTTCGGCTGCCTTTTGGTTTTCCTGATCCAGTGGGTCTTTCTGGGAGACCTGCGCAGCGCCATCATCGTCGGCGCCAATATTCCGTTCGCGCTGTTCTTTGCCATCATCATTCTGGTGTTGCGCGGCGAGGATGCCAACCTGCTGTCGCTCGGCGCGGTCGATTTCGGCATCATCGTCGATTCCGCCGTGATCATGATGGAAAACATCTATCGCAATTTCCAGTCGACGCCCGAGCACCGTCAATCGCTGCTCAACCGGCTCGCGGAGGGTTATTGGGGCGCCGATCCGACCGGCGGAACGGGGGTGGAGCGGGGATCGGGCCCGCGGTGGACGGAGCGCTTGCGATTGATCTTCGCCAGCGCGCTGCAGGTCGACAGGGCCGTGTTCTTCACCGCCGCCATCACGGTGACCGCATTCGTGCCGCTGTTCACGATGCAGGGCGTCGAGGGCCAGATCTTCGGGCCGATGGCGCGGACCTACGGCTATGCGCTCGCCGGCGCGTTGCTGGCGACCTTCACCGTCACGCCGGTCCTGGCCGCGCTGGTGCTCCCCAAGCACATCGAGGAGGTCGAAACCGTGATCGTGCGCGGCTTGCGCGCGGCTTATACCCCGGTGCTGCGCTGGGCGCTTTCCCGCACCAGCATCGCGGTATTTTTGGGAATCGCATTTCTGTTGTTGAGCGCGATCGCGGCGTCGCGGCTCGGCAGCGAATTTCTCCCGGCGCTGGAAGAGGGCAATTTCTGGATCAGGGCATCGATGCCGCCCACCATCTCGCTCGACGCCGGTACCCAGGCGACGGCGAAGATGCGGGAGATATTGTTGCGGCATCCCGAGGTGCTCACGGTGGTGTCGCAGCATGGCCGCCCCGACAATGGCAGCGACGCATCGCCCTTCTCCAATGTCGAGTTGTTTGCGCCGCTAAAACCCTTTGACGAATGGCCGGCCAACCTCACCAAGGAACAGCTGACCGAAGAATTGCAAAAGGAATTCAGCGAGGAACTGCCGGGCATCGGGTTCAATTTCTCGCAATATATCCAGGACAATGTCGAAGAGGCGTTGTCGGGCGTCAAAGGCGCCAATTCGGTCAAGATCGTCGGCCCGAATCTTCAGGTGCTGGAATCGCTGGCAAATCAGGTGATGGCGGAGATGGCCAAGGTCCAGGGCGTCGCCGACCTCGGAATATTTCACGTGCTCGGCCAGCCCAATCTGAACATCAAGGTCGATCGCGAAAAGGCCGCGCGCTACGGCCTCAACACCGGTGACGTCAACACCGTGGTGCAGGCGGCGCTGGGCGGAACCAATGCAACCAATATTCTCGAAGGCGACCGGAGTTTCAGCCTGGCGGTCAGGCTCGATCCGAAATTTCGCGACAGCATCGATGCGATCCGCACCGTGAAGGTCGCCTATTCCACGCCGTCGGGCACCAACGCCTACATTCCCTTGAGCGAGCTCGCCGACATCTCGTTGGATACCGGGGCTTCCTTCATCTACCGCGAGCGCAGCCAGCGCTATATTCCGGTCAAGTTCAGCGTCCGCGGCCGCGACCTCGGCGGCACCGTCGCCGAAGCGCAAGCGCGGGTTGCCAACGCGATCAAGCTGCCGAACGGCTACCAGATCCTCTGGGCGGGCGAATTCGAGGACCTGCAAAGCGCCAAGGAACGCCTGCTGATCGTGGTTCCGATCACGCTGCTCTTGATCCTCGTTCTGCTGTACGGCCTGTTCAATTCGCTGCGCGACAGTCTTCTGGCGCTTGCCGGAATCCCGTTTTCGGTCGGCGGCGGATTGATCGCACTTTATCTCGCCGGTCTTGATTTCAGCGTCTCGGCCGCGATCGGCTTCATCTCGCTGTTCGGCGTCGCTGTCATGGACGGCATCCTCAACATCACTTATTTCCGCGAACTGCGCGCCACCGGCATGGATATCGCCGAAGCGGTGTTTCGCGGCGCCGAGCAGCGCATGCGACCGATGTTGATGACGGCGCTGTCCGCGGGCGTCGGATTGTTTCCGGCGGCGCTCTCGCACGGGATCGGCAGCCAGGTGCAGCGCCCGCTCGCGACGGTGGTCGTGGGCGGCATGTTCATTGGACCCTTGCTCCTGCTCGTCGTCGCACCCGCGCTGCGAAAGATCTTTCTCAGCCGCGAAGCGCAACCAGTCGCACCTGAGCCGTCGCCGCTTCCGGATGAGCCTGCAGCGTAG
- a CDS encoding efflux RND transporter periplasmic adaptor subunit yields MKLPGAVSKQTLSTIAFALLIMGAAGIAAGRYFAGPAGVEAATGDRVSAVQPASGGDGGPQFVALTEKQTGSLKIAPVESRNFEVLKRAVGTIDFNEHLLVQVFSQYPGKILKAFFNLGDEVKQGDVLFTIDSPDLLQAESNLLATAGVLELQKRTLARLTMLLKSGGSSQKDVDQSTSDQQTAEGNFKAARNAVRIFGKTDEEVDRILGQRKVDSTLLVPSPISGKIVARNAAPGFLTQPGSAPAPFTVADVSTMWMIANVIETDAPAYRLGQEVEVRVPAYPDKIFHGHVTTVGSMIDPNTRRQLVRSEIADPQHLLRSGMFASFVIRIGDPARSPAVPVEAVVRDGDGTMTVWVTADRHRFVKRTVKVGIQQQGGFSQILEGLEPGELVVTDGAVFLSNKLLLGADG; encoded by the coding sequence GTGAAATTGCCCGGCGCCGTTTCGAAACAGACGCTGTCGACGATCGCATTCGCGTTGCTCATCATGGGCGCTGCGGGCATTGCCGCCGGCCGGTATTTCGCAGGCCCCGCCGGCGTCGAGGCGGCGACGGGAGATCGGGTGTCGGCGGTTCAGCCCGCGTCAGGTGGAGACGGCGGACCGCAATTTGTCGCATTGACCGAAAAGCAAACCGGATCGCTCAAGATCGCCCCGGTCGAATCGCGCAATTTCGAGGTGTTGAAACGGGCGGTCGGCACCATCGATTTCAACGAGCACCTATTGGTGCAGGTTTTTTCGCAATACCCGGGAAAAATATTGAAGGCGTTCTTCAACCTGGGGGACGAAGTCAAGCAGGGCGATGTCCTGTTTACGATCGACAGCCCCGATCTCCTGCAGGCGGAATCGAACCTTCTCGCCACCGCCGGCGTCCTCGAATTGCAGAAGCGAACATTGGCGCGGTTGACGATGCTGCTGAAATCCGGAGGCAGCTCGCAGAAGGATGTCGATCAGTCGACGTCCGACCAACAGACCGCGGAAGGTAATTTCAAAGCGGCGCGAAATGCCGTTCGCATCTTCGGCAAGACCGATGAAGAGGTCGACCGGATCCTGGGGCAACGAAAAGTCGACTCCACGCTGCTGGTGCCGAGCCCGATCTCGGGAAAGATCGTCGCGCGTAACGCGGCGCCGGGGTTCCTGACCCAGCCGGGCAGTGCGCCGGCGCCTTTCACGGTCGCGGATGTGTCGACGATGTGGATGATCGCCAATGTCATCGAGACCGACGCGCCCGCCTACCGATTGGGTCAGGAAGTCGAGGTCAGGGTGCCGGCCTATCCGGATAAGATCTTCCATGGCCACGTCACTACCGTCGGATCGATGATCGACCCGAACACCCGCCGACAGCTGGTCCGCTCGGAGATCGCCGACCCGCAGCATCTGTTGCGATCGGGAATGTTCGCAAGCTTTGTGATCCGGATCGGCGATCCGGCCCGTTCGCCCGCGGTCCCGGTCGAGGCCGTGGTCAGAGACGGCGACGGCACGATGACGGTGTGGGTGACCGCCGACCGCCATCGGTTTGTGAAGCGAACGGTAAAGGTCGGCATCCAGCAACAGGGTGGCTTCAGTCAGATCCTGGAGGGTCTCGAGCCCGGCGAACTGGTCGTCACCGATGGCGCGGTCTTTCTCAGCAACAAGCTGCTGCTGGGAGCCGACGGCTAA
- a CDS encoding response regulator transcription factor, whose protein sequence is MRLLVVEDNEQLAELLTKGLQAAGYETDVLSTLEEASTVLRTTFYAALILDLGLPDGDGLALLRELRHRDNPIPVIVLTARGGLHDRVQGLRSGADDYLVKPFALEELLARLEAQLRRPGQLLGSSLRIANLEFDTRNRQASIDDQPQVLSARETAVLELLMRSKGRVVSKKQVEDHIFGHSGEVASNAIEVYVHRLRKQLSERGAKVQVHTIRGVGYLIAEEK, encoded by the coding sequence ATGCGATTGTTGGTTGTCGAGGACAACGAGCAGCTTGCCGAGCTTTTGACCAAGGGACTGCAAGCGGCAGGCTATGAAACCGATGTGCTGTCGACGCTCGAAGAAGCCAGTACGGTTCTTCGCACGACGTTCTACGCCGCCCTGATCCTGGACCTCGGCCTGCCGGATGGCGACGGCCTGGCTCTGTTGCGTGAGCTACGACACCGGGACAATCCAATTCCGGTCATCGTCCTGACCGCGCGGGGCGGCCTTCACGACCGCGTCCAGGGCCTGCGCAGCGGCGCCGACGATTATCTGGTGAAGCCGTTCGCGCTCGAGGAACTGCTGGCGCGACTGGAGGCTCAATTGCGGCGCCCGGGCCAACTGCTCGGCAGTTCGCTCCGCATCGCCAATCTCGAATTCGACACCCGCAACCGGCAAGCCTCCATCGATGACCAGCCCCAGGTGCTGTCGGCCCGCGAAACCGCGGTGCTCGAACTATTGATGCGCAGCAAGGGGCGCGTGGTTTCCAAGAAGCAGGTCGAAGATCATATCTTCGGGCATTCGGGCGAGGTCGCATCGAACGCGATCGAGGTGTACGTCCACCGTTTGCGCAAGCAGCTTTCGGAGCGCGGCGCCAAGGTCCAGGTTCATACCATCCGCGGAGTGGGATACCTGATCGCAGAGGAAAAATAG
- a CDS encoding sensor histidine kinase: MIRFKSIISRIVFLHVVAVVITSILMSLALSWLLSYATNNIHNKAMQEQAVSVGEHLRALPDGSLELKLPQDLLGLYSQAYGRYSYAVIDRQGKVLFSSLRDQSALFPADAESSDVEFLQQRRGDATVSGASIKKTVGGQTVWIQAGEDLANRDVLIDDIVADFYKNVGWITLPILLVLLIADIAIFRRALKPLREASEIARDIGPARTGLRLPTDEIPGEVRPLVSAVNQALDRLEEGFRIQRDFTADAAHELRTPLSILRTRLDILKDEKMGQALRQDVDGMAHIISQLLEIAELDAFVVDPSEKADLRSVAAEVAEFVAPLALAQGKDIALLGATEPVWVKGSPEMLNRAIRNLAENAINHTAPGTTVEFVVEDNGTVSVSDHGPGIAEEERNLIFQRFWRRDRRKPGSTGLGLSIVQRIAELHLAKITVENRCPTGARFSLRFMPLRP, from the coding sequence GTGATCCGGTTCAAGTCGATCATTTCCCGCATCGTGTTCCTGCATGTCGTCGCCGTCGTCATCACCTCCATTTTGATGTCGCTCGCGCTGTCATGGCTGTTGAGCTATGCGACCAACAACATTCACAACAAGGCGATGCAGGAACAAGCGGTTTCCGTCGGTGAACACTTAAGGGCGCTGCCCGACGGCAGTCTCGAACTAAAACTTCCGCAGGACCTGCTTGGGCTCTATTCGCAGGCCTATGGGCGCTATTCCTATGCGGTGATCGATCGTCAGGGGAAAGTTTTGTTTTCCTCGCTCAGGGATCAAAGCGCCCTGTTTCCGGCCGACGCAGAATCCAGCGATGTCGAGTTCCTGCAGCAACGGCGTGGCGATGCCACCGTGTCCGGCGCCAGCATCAAGAAGACCGTCGGCGGCCAGACCGTCTGGATCCAGGCCGGCGAGGATCTCGCCAACCGCGATGTGCTGATCGACGATATCGTCGCTGATTTCTACAAGAATGTCGGATGGATTACGCTGCCCATCCTTCTCGTGCTGCTGATCGCGGATATCGCGATCTTCCGCCGCGCGCTGAAACCGCTGCGCGAGGCCTCCGAGATCGCCCGCGACATCGGACCGGCGCGTACCGGCCTTCGGCTGCCGACCGATGAGATTCCAGGCGAAGTGCGCCCGCTCGTCTCGGCCGTCAACCAGGCGCTCGACCGGCTCGAGGAAGGTTTCCGGATTCAGCGCGATTTCACCGCGGATGCCGCGCACGAGCTGCGCACCCCCCTAAGCATCCTCCGGACGCGTCTGGATATTCTGAAAGACGAGAAGATGGGCCAGGCGTTACGCCAGGATGTCGACGGCATGGCGCATATCATCAGCCAATTGCTCGAGATCGCGGAACTGGACGCGTTCGTGGTCGACCCCAGCGAAAAAGCCGATCTTCGATCGGTCGCCGCAGAGGTCGCGGAGTTCGTCGCGCCGCTGGCGCTGGCGCAGGGCAAGGATATCGCGCTATTGGGCGCGACCGAGCCGGTCTGGGTCAAAGGCAGCCCGGAGATGCTGAACCGCGCCATCCGGAATCTGGCGGAAAATGCCATCAACCATACCGCACCCGGAACGACCGTGGAATTCGTCGTCGAAGACAACGGCACGGTGAGCGTTTCCGATCACGGACCGGGGATTGCCGAAGAGGAGCGGAACCTGATTTTTCAACGCTTCTGGCGGCGCGACCGCCGCAAGCCCGGCAGCACGGGCCTTGGCCTTTCCATCGTCCAGCGCATCGCCGAATTACATCTCGCCAAGATCACCGTGGAAAATCGCTGCCCCACCGGCGCGCGCTTTTCGCTGAGATTCATGCCGTTGCGACCTTGA